The proteins below are encoded in one region of Gemmatimonadaceae bacterium:
- a CDS encoding serine/threonine-protein kinase, with amino-acid sequence MSSPASILSLVASLELRLGNGFAIEGEVAKGGMSRIYSARRPDTRERIAIKVMVDRLSGASGPERLELEERFLLEMQVLQKLNHPRIPAVLSAGDVSGSLYYTMPFVDGESLRSRLKRKDHISVRDALLFTRDVADALAHVHENGIIHRDVKPDNLMLSPTGVWLLDFGIARAPSFNQADLGHEKPRYIMGTPEYTSPERLTARVVEDARSDLFSLGCVLYEMLSGRPPFPNGLRDAMKKHAPLLPIDLTPLPPKLPDEVIGVLRRSIALHPSDRFVNATAMLAAADSAAKHVGYD; translated from the coding sequence ATGTCCTCTCCCGCCTCAATCCTCAGTCTGGTCGCTTCCCTGGAGCTTCGCCTGGGGAACGGCTTCGCTATCGAAGGCGAGGTCGCCAAGGGGGGGATGTCGCGGATCTACTCGGCTCGACGGCCGGACACCCGCGAGCGCATCGCCATCAAGGTGATGGTCGACCGCCTCAGCGGCGCGTCGGGCCCGGAACGTCTCGAGCTCGAGGAGCGGTTCCTGCTCGAGATGCAGGTCCTTCAAAAGCTCAACCATCCGCGAATTCCGGCCGTCCTGTCGGCCGGCGACGTGAGCGGATCGCTGTACTACACGATGCCGTTTGTCGACGGGGAATCCCTCCGATCGCGTCTCAAGCGCAAGGATCACATCTCCGTGCGTGACGCGTTGCTCTTCACGCGCGACGTGGCGGACGCGCTCGCGCACGTGCACGAGAACGGCATCATCCACCGCGACGTGAAGCCGGACAACCTGATGTTGTCGCCGACGGGTGTCTGGCTTCTCGACTTTGGAATCGCGCGGGCGCCGAGCTTCAATCAGGCCGATCTCGGCCACGAGAAGCCCAGGTACATCATGGGCACGCCCGAATACACGAGCCCGGAGCGGCTCACCGCGCGAGTCGTCGAAGACGCGCGCTCCGATCTCTTCTCGCTCGGCTGCGTGCTGTACGAGATGCTGTCTGGCCGACCGCCGTTTCCGAACGGTCTCCGCGACGCGATGAAGAAGCACGCGCCGCTGCTTCCGATCGACCTCACGCCGCTGCCGCCGAAGCTTCCTGACGAAGTGATCGGCGTGCTGCGCCGCTCGATCGCGCTGCACCCGTCGGACCGTTTCGTGAACGCGACGGCGATGCTCGCCGCCGCCGACTCCGCCGCGAAACACGTCGGATACGACTGA
- the msrB gene encoding peptide-methionine (R)-S-oxide reductase MsrB — MASNSTRRDFFRAAFAAFPVLAALRRPPLEEVEIVDFNDAGVRQGTLRVPKVVKSDAEWRSQLTPISYQITRQHGTERAFTGPYWDLHDRGMFRCVCCGTALFASAVKFDSGTGWPSFWQPIAEQNVRHGAPSHGYTESDVTCRRCDAHLGDLFDDGPKPTGLRYCIDSVALRFVKFA, encoded by the coding sequence ATGGCATCGAACTCCACGCGCCGCGACTTCTTCAGGGCGGCGTTCGCCGCGTTTCCCGTGTTGGCCGCGCTGCGCCGCCCGCCGCTCGAAGAGGTCGAGATCGTGGACTTCAACGACGCCGGCGTTCGCCAGGGGACGCTCCGGGTGCCCAAGGTCGTGAAGTCCGACGCCGAATGGCGGAGCCAGCTGACTCCGATCTCGTACCAGATCACGCGTCAGCACGGCACCGAACGGGCATTCACCGGCCCGTACTGGGACCTCCACGATCGCGGGATGTTCAGGTGCGTGTGCTGCGGCACCGCGCTGTTCGCGTCGGCGGTCAAGTTTGATTCGGGCACCGGTTGGCCGAGTTTCTGGCAGCCGATCGCCGAGCAAAACGTGCGTCACGGCGCGCCGAGCCACGGTTACACGGAAAGTGACGTAACGTGTCGACGTTGTGACGCCCACCTCGGAGATCTCTTCGATGACGGGCCCAAGCCGACCGGGCTCCGATATTGCATTGACTCCGTCGCCCTGCGCTTCGTGAAGTTCGCCTGA
- a CDS encoding protein kinase, giving the protein MSASPTDSNAPKSPPPDGPPDLVEALRDRYEIIREAGRGASAIVYYARDLRHHRAVAVKALNPDVSAVAGERFLREIEVSAGMQHPHILPTYDSGIAAGRLYFVMPFVDGGSLRQRLDKEPRLPVDEALRYAHEVAVAIAFAHDRGIVHRDIKPENILFYHEHACLADFGLARAMEEIDVRVTAHGMVVGTPAYMSPEQLSDGEFDGRSDVYSLACVLYEMLAGRHAFSGKTPRELLQKRLTEPPAPVREYRADVPALVDTLLTHALAMKRDERFQSAHELASAIEEARLEISTGRSAARRRLARKGARGMRRPFIWAGAVALALTVSALAAPPIRTAVAKSRAAANARAAALAEMKTVQDLELGRQVGTEAFALAAANLGKQVASLHGRDSLYAEGLIALGRGAFQNACASFDRLRAADSLDALAWYGLGDCQALDSAVVRDAKSPSGLRFRTSWAAAANAYVRAATLAPATNRALRYGMLSSLLPITPAQIRLGRAADGTRQFYGAHPSADGDSVAFVPYPFDEIVAGKSAVLSPSLPEALRRNRDTLVAAARRWTVSFPNNPESFEALAAGLEARGELASDDEGADGALRRARSLARTPDDRLRLGSAHVRVHIKRGELDAALDLADSLLAAVATNPTREQASRLVGLAALTGRIAREAELRAVTFSSSNAVRGIAPPLTSLSSRLFARAAAGVCDDSLLGLRRQLDTLLESYSEPIRRPQFRRELITRSMSLAYPCFGARAFDGLHAELPLDLAQRAAVRGDRRRAAAILDSIETVRRVSLPGEIALDYVLQEANVRAAIGDTASAIRQLDRVLRALPTLSQFAVREEAQSAAIGRAFLLRAELARATHDTAEQRLRARQALIVWRHADASLAPIVERLRSLASPLR; this is encoded by the coding sequence GTGTCCGCGTCGCCCACCGATTCGAACGCTCCAAAAAGCCCCCCCCCTGACGGGCCGCCGGATCTTGTCGAGGCGCTGCGCGACCGATACGAGATCATTCGCGAGGCCGGGCGGGGCGCATCGGCGATCGTCTACTACGCGCGCGACCTGAGGCACCACCGCGCCGTCGCCGTCAAGGCACTCAATCCCGACGTGAGCGCGGTCGCCGGCGAGCGTTTCCTGCGCGAGATCGAAGTGTCGGCGGGCATGCAGCACCCGCACATCCTGCCGACGTACGACTCGGGAATCGCGGCCGGGCGGCTGTACTTCGTGATGCCGTTCGTCGACGGCGGGTCGCTGCGCCAGCGGCTCGACAAGGAACCGCGTCTGCCGGTCGACGAAGCGCTGCGCTACGCGCACGAGGTGGCCGTGGCGATCGCGTTCGCGCACGACCGCGGCATCGTCCACCGCGACATCAAGCCGGAGAACATTCTCTTCTACCACGAGCATGCGTGCCTCGCCGATTTCGGGCTCGCCCGCGCGATGGAAGAGATCGACGTCCGCGTGACCGCGCACGGCATGGTGGTCGGCACGCCGGCGTACATGAGCCCAGAGCAGTTGAGCGACGGTGAATTCGACGGCCGCAGCGACGTGTATTCGTTGGCGTGCGTGCTGTACGAGATGCTCGCCGGGCGGCACGCGTTCTCGGGCAAGACGCCGCGCGAGCTGCTGCAAAAGCGGCTCACCGAACCGCCGGCCCCGGTGCGGGAGTATCGCGCCGACGTTCCGGCGCTGGTGGACACGTTGTTGACGCACGCGCTCGCGATGAAGCGCGACGAGCGTTTCCAAAGTGCTCATGAGCTGGCGTCGGCGATCGAGGAGGCGCGGCTCGAGATTTCGACCGGCCGCTCGGCGGCGCGGCGCCGCTTGGCGCGGAAGGGGGCGCGCGGCATGCGCCGTCCGTTCATCTGGGCGGGCGCGGTGGCATTGGCGCTGACGGTTTCCGCTCTCGCCGCGCCGCCCATTCGAACAGCGGTCGCGAAAAGTCGAGCCGCGGCGAACGCGCGCGCGGCTGCCCTCGCCGAAATGAAGACGGTTCAAGATCTGGAGCTCGGCCGCCAAGTTGGGACGGAAGCCTTCGCGCTCGCCGCCGCGAACTTGGGCAAGCAGGTCGCGAGCCTCCATGGTCGCGATTCGCTCTATGCGGAAGGATTGATCGCGCTTGGCAGGGGGGCGTTTCAAAACGCCTGCGCGAGCTTCGATCGTTTGCGGGCCGCCGACTCGCTCGACGCGCTTGCCTGGTACGGCCTCGGCGACTGTCAGGCGCTCGACTCTGCCGTCGTGCGGGACGCGAAGAGCCCATCGGGTTTGCGCTTTCGGACGAGCTGGGCGGCGGCCGCGAACGCTTACGTGAGAGCAGCGACCCTGGCACCTGCCACGAACCGTGCGCTCAGGTACGGGATGCTTTCAAGTCTTCTGCCAATCACGCCGGCTCAGATTCGCCTCGGACGCGCGGCGGACGGAACGCGCCAATTCTACGGCGCGCATCCGTCGGCCGACGGCGACTCGGTTGCCTTCGTTCCGTATCCGTTCGATGAGATCGTCGCGGGAAAATCCGCGGTTCTATCCCCCTCGCTCCCCGAGGCACTCCGCCGCAATCGGGACACACTGGTGGCGGCGGCGCGCCGCTGGACGGTGTCGTTCCCGAACAATCCGGAATCCTTCGAGGCCCTGGCCGCCGGGTTGGAAGCGCGCGGTGAACTGGCCAGCGACGATGAGGGAGCCGATGGCGCCTTGCGCCGCGCGAGGTCGCTGGCGCGAACGCCCGACGATCGGCTGCGTCTCGGCTCCGCCCACGTGCGGGTTCACATCAAGCGCGGCGAGCTCGACGCGGCGCTCGATCTCGCCGACTCCCTACTGGCGGCTGTCGCGACGAACCCGACGCGCGAGCAGGCATCCCGGCTCGTTGGACTCGCCGCGCTCACAGGGCGTATCGCGCGGGAGGCCGAGCTTCGGGCCGTCACATTCAGCTCCTCAAACGCAGTTCGAGGAATCGCCCCGCCGCTGACCTCACTGTCGAGCCGCCTGTTCGCGCGCGCAGCCGCGGGCGTTTGTGATGATTCGCTCTTGGGTCTTCGGCGGCAGCTCGACACGTTGCTCGAGAGCTATAGTGAGCCGATAAGGCGCCCCCAATTCCGGCGCGAGTTGATCACGCGATCCATGTCGCTCGCCTATCCGTGTTTCGGCGCTCGTGCGTTCGATGGGCTGCATGCGGAATTGCCGCTCGACCTCGCGCAGCGAGCCGCCGTGCGGGGCGACCGGCGTCGCGCGGCTGCGATCCTGGATTCGATTGAGACTGTGCGACGGGTATCCCTGCCCGGTGAGATCGCGCTCGACTACGTGCTGCAAGAGGCCAACGTGCGGGCGGCGATCGGTGATACGGCCAGCGCGATTCGACAACTCGATCGTGTGCTCCGCGCATTGCCGACGTTATCGCAGTTCGCCGTGCGAGAGGAGGCACAGTCGGCGGCGATTGGCCGAGCGTTTCTCCTGCGCGCTGAATTGGCCCGGGCGACCCACGACACGGCGGAGCAACGGCTCCGGGCGCGACAGGCACTCATCGTCTGGCGCCATGCCGACGCGTCACTGGCTCCGATCGTCGAGCGCTTGCGCTCGCTCGCATCTCCCTTACGATAA
- a CDS encoding GNAT family N-acetyltransferase has translation MIDLRSRECVVRTYRPEDAPSLARHGNNRRIWENLRDRFPHPYKEAHAAEYIARLLSGSDEPSFAIEVDGEAVGGISLHPGADVERIGAEIGYWIGESVWGRGVATSAIRLVTDYAFTRRRLERVFAVPFTTNVASCRALEKAGYQREGTMRRSAVKDGRIMDQHLYAKTRS, from the coding sequence ATGATCGATCTGCGATCGCGCGAGTGCGTGGTGCGTACGTATCGGCCCGAGGATGCTCCGAGCCTGGCGCGCCACGGGAACAACCGGCGTATTTGGGAGAACTTGCGCGATCGCTTTCCGCATCCGTACAAGGAAGCGCATGCGGCGGAATACATCGCTCGATTGCTGAGCGGCAGCGACGAGCCGAGCTTCGCCATCGAAGTCGATGGCGAAGCGGTGGGCGGCATCAGCCTGCATCCCGGCGCCGACGTTGAGCGCATCGGTGCGGAAATCGGCTACTGGATCGGCGAATCGGTCTGGGGGCGCGGCGTGGCGACGTCCGCGATCCGGCTCGTGACCGACTACGCATTCACGCGGCGGCGCCTCGAGCGCGTGTTCGCGGTGCCGTTCACGACGAACGTCGCGTCTTGCCGAGCGCTCGAAAAAGCGGGATATCAACGTGAAGGCACGATGCGGCGCAGCGCGGTCAAGGACGGACGCATCATGGATCAGCATCTCTACGCGAAGACGAGAAGCTGA
- a CDS encoding cytochrome c encodes MNHSLFLRSASFVVAVTAIAACSSGGGGATSSAPAPAAASPASRPTTMAAAPAASASAAVTPALITLGDSIYHAATCQRCHGADAKGRQNGPSLLGPTFLHIKGSGTYQDFVNVIMSGVPADSIKDKTHTLQMRPRGGGQTPLTDDQVKAVAAYVYSLSHKS; translated from the coding sequence ATGAATCACAGCCTTTTCCTTCGATCGGCGTCGTTCGTCGTCGCTGTGACAGCGATTGCCGCCTGTTCGTCCGGCGGCGGCGGTGCGACGTCTTCCGCTCCGGCCCCCGCCGCGGCGTCTCCGGCCTCGCGTCCCACGACGATGGCCGCGGCCCCCGCGGCCTCCGCGTCAGCCGCGGTCACCCCGGCGTTGATCACCCTCGGTGACTCGATTTACCACGCGGCGACCTGCCAGCGCTGCCACGGCGCCGACGCAAAGGGCCGCCAGAACGGACCGAGTCTCCTGGGGCCCACGTTCCTGCACATCAAGGGCTCGGGCACGTACCAGGACTTCGTGAACGTCATCATGAGCGGCGTACCGGCCGACTCGATCAAGGACAAGACGCACACGCTTCAGATGCGGCCCAGGGGCGGCGGACAAACGCCGCTCACCGACGATCAAGTCAAAGCCGTCGCCGCGTACGTCTACTCGCTGAGTCACAAGTCGTAA
- a CDS encoding DUF1080 domain-containing protein — protein sequence MTRAAVALLLIASMSAGAQVSQQWPQHSMDRPRPPVVKPGAFESAPPPSDAIVLFDGKSLAKWRSSDSTHGPAKWKIVDGAMEVAAGTGGIETRDAFGDCQLHIEWRAPTPAKGEGQERGNSGVFLMGTYEVQVLDSYNNITYADGQAGAVYGQYPPLVNASRPPGDWQSYDIIWHRPHFDAQGRLVSAARVTVFFNGLLAQDNVSLTGPTAHQHRPPYHAHPDALPLGLQDHGNPVRFRNIWIRNLEPGSGKP from the coding sequence ATGACGCGGGCCGCTGTCGCGCTGTTGCTGATTGCATCCATGTCCGCCGGCGCGCAGGTGTCGCAGCAGTGGCCGCAACACTCGATGGACCGCCCGAGGCCCCCGGTCGTCAAGCCGGGGGCCTTCGAGTCGGCCCCGCCTCCGTCGGACGCGATCGTTCTCTTCGACGGAAAGTCGCTCGCCAAGTGGCGGTCGTCGGACAGCACGCACGGCCCGGCCAAATGGAAAATCGTCGACGGCGCGATGGAGGTCGCCGCTGGCACGGGCGGAATCGAAACGCGCGATGCATTCGGCGACTGCCAACTCCACATCGAGTGGCGCGCCCCGACGCCCGCAAAAGGCGAAGGCCAGGAGCGCGGCAACAGCGGCGTCTTTTTGATGGGCACGTACGAGGTCCAGGTGCTCGACTCGTACAACAACATCACCTACGCCGACGGACAGGCAGGGGCCGTGTACGGTCAGTATCCGCCGCTCGTGAACGCGAGCCGTCCGCCCGGAGACTGGCAGTCGTACGACATCATCTGGCATCGCCCGCACTTCGACGCCCAAGGCCGTCTCGTGAGCGCGGCGCGCGTGACCGTGTTCTTCAACGGTCTCCTCGCGCAGGACAACGTGAGCCTCACCGGCCCCACGGCCCATCAACACCGCCCGCCCTACCACGCGCATCCCGACGCGCTGCCCCTAGGCCTTCAGGATCACGGGAATCCCGTCCGGTTCCGGAACATCTGGATTAGAAATCTCGAACCAGGGTCCGGAAAGCCTTAG
- a CDS encoding BrxA/BrxB family bacilliredoxin, giving the protein MRLPQQMYDERLVTPMRQELTRLGVKELRTVDEVDRELQDASGTTLVVVNSVCGCSARMARPAVAIALENPIKPEKLTTVFAGQDADATHRAREYFTGYPPSSPQIALFKDGDLVFMLERWQIEGRPAEEIAHDLVNAFNRYCAA; this is encoded by the coding sequence ATGCGGCTTCCTCAACAGATGTACGACGAGCGGCTCGTGACGCCGATGCGGCAAGAGCTCACCCGGCTGGGCGTGAAGGAACTGCGCACGGTCGACGAAGTAGACCGCGAGCTTCAGGACGCCAGCGGCACGACATTGGTGGTCGTGAACTCCGTGTGCGGCTGCTCCGCGCGTATGGCGCGTCCCGCCGTCGCGATCGCGCTCGAGAATCCGATCAAACCGGAAAAGCTCACCACCGTGTTCGCCGGCCAAGACGCCGACGCCACGCACCGCGCCCGCGAATACTTCACCGGCTACCCACCCTCGTCCCCGCAGATCGCGCTGTTCAAGGACGGCGATCTCGTGTTCATGCTCGAGCGCTGGCAGATCGAAGGCCGCCCCGCAGAAGAGATCGCGCACGATCTCGTGAACGCGTTCAATCGATATTGCGCCGCGTAG
- a CDS encoding co-chaperone GroES family protein, translated as MIKRDKELIVVGDRVLVRVEEGEERTTVGLYLPPTAIDNQAVQGGKIVATGPGLPMPSPDSFSDEPWQAPGERATRFVPMQARTGDYALFFRKAAVEITFEGERYLVVPQAAILALVRDE; from the coding sequence ATGATCAAGCGAGACAAAGAGCTCATCGTCGTCGGCGACCGTGTCCTCGTGCGCGTCGAGGAAGGCGAGGAGCGGACGACCGTCGGCTTGTACCTGCCACCGACCGCGATCGACAATCAGGCGGTGCAGGGTGGGAAGATCGTAGCGACTGGCCCCGGTCTACCGATGCCGAGCCCCGATTCGTTCTCCGACGAGCCGTGGCAGGCGCCCGGCGAGCGTGCGACGCGGTTCGTGCCGATGCAGGCCCGCACCGGCGACTACGCGCTCTTTTTCCGCAAAGCGGCGGTCGAGATCACCTTCGAGGGCGAGCGATATCTGGTTGTCCCCCAAGCGGCGATCCTCGCGCTCGTCCGCGACGAGTGA
- a CDS encoding APC family permease — MSEPNRPTQSLIRMLGLTFGLAVTVGNTIGAGILRTPGEIAGYLPNSFAFVGIWVIGGLYALLGANALAELGTMMPRSGGQYVFAHDIFGDYVGFVVGWMDWISTCASTAAIATVIGESAVRLAGASSGVAAVAMLVVAAFTFLLFGGTKRGDRVQQLTSLLKSGVLIGLVIACFAFGGRTVPPSTAAATTGAGGAIGFAGFLLAAQSVIYAYDGWNGPIYFSEELHDPARQIPRGMFYGLAGVATIYLLINLAFLHAVPLSALAGSKLAAGTVANAIFGAAGERIVQVLVVLSLPSAVNACTLMASRTLFSMSRDGVGIPVAARVSPRGTPIVSLGATGLVTLAFLATGTFETMIAIAAFFFVANYATSFLGLIRLRLREPNRARPYRTFGYPWTTVLVLLGSLAFLISAVVADRRNSLFALGILVVSYPVFRLTRPRAATLVTAE, encoded by the coding sequence GTGAGCGAGCCCAACCGGCCCACGCAGTCTCTCATCCGGATGCTCGGCCTGACCTTCGGTCTGGCCGTGACCGTCGGAAACACGATCGGCGCAGGAATCCTGCGCACGCCGGGCGAGATCGCGGGCTATCTGCCCAATTCATTCGCGTTCGTCGGCATTTGGGTGATCGGCGGACTGTACGCGCTGCTCGGCGCGAACGCGCTCGCCGAGCTCGGAACGATGATGCCGCGCAGCGGAGGGCAGTACGTCTTCGCGCACGACATCTTCGGTGACTATGTCGGTTTCGTCGTCGGCTGGATGGACTGGATCTCGACATGCGCGTCGACCGCGGCGATCGCCACGGTGATCGGCGAGTCGGCGGTGCGTCTCGCCGGCGCGTCCTCCGGCGTCGCGGCTGTCGCCATGCTGGTGGTCGCGGCGTTCACGTTCCTGCTGTTCGGCGGAACGAAACGCGGCGATCGCGTGCAGCAACTCACGAGCCTATTGAAGTCGGGCGTCCTCATCGGGCTCGTGATCGCGTGTTTCGCGTTCGGCGGACGCACTGTTCCGCCGAGCACCGCCGCAGCGACGACGGGAGCGGGGGGCGCGATCGGCTTCGCCGGTTTTCTTCTCGCCGCGCAGTCGGTGATCTACGCGTACGACGGATGGAACGGTCCGATCTATTTCTCGGAAGAGCTCCACGATCCGGCGCGACAAATTCCGCGAGGCATGTTTTACGGGCTGGCCGGCGTCGCGACGATCTATCTGCTCATCAACCTCGCGTTCCTCCATGCCGTTCCGCTCTCGGCGCTGGCGGGTTCGAAGCTCGCGGCCGGAACGGTGGCGAACGCGATCTTCGGCGCGGCGGGTGAACGGATCGTACAGGTGCTCGTCGTGCTCTCGCTGCCGAGCGCGGTCAACGCCTGCACACTGATGGCGTCGCGCACCCTGTTCTCGATGAGCCGTGACGGCGTCGGCATTCCCGTCGCCGCGAGAGTTAGTCCCCGAGGCACGCCAATCGTTTCGTTGGGCGCGACGGGGCTGGTGACGCTCGCGTTTCTCGCGACCGGGACGTTCGAGACCATGATCGCCATCGCGGCGTTCTTCTTCGTCGCCAACTACGCGACGTCGTTTCTCGGCCTCATTCGCCTGCGGCTTCGCGAACCGAACCGCGCGAGACCGTACCGTACGTTCGGTTACCCGTGGACGACGGTTCTCGTGCTGCTCGGTTCGCTGGCATTCCTGATCAGCGCCGTCGTCGCCGACCGCCGCAACAGCCTGTTTGCGCTGGGGATTCTCGTGGTGAGCTATCCCGTTTTCCGACTCACCCGCCCCCGCGCCGCCACCCTTGTTACCGCCGAGTAG
- a CDS encoding RNA polymerase sigma-70 factor produces MDDRELLDRLKDGDQAAFDAIFRTHYAALVILAQSLLHDRSASEDVVQEVMLELWRRRTTVTIQESLRAYLVRSTRNRALNQIRHANVQKRAEPHLIGEESIAAAGASGLVAGELRDAITAAVAELPPACREVFRLSREQGLRYAEIAKTLGISIKTVESQMGKALKHLRTRLAAWLPETTAI; encoded by the coding sequence ATGGATGATCGCGAATTACTAGACCGCCTGAAGGACGGCGACCAAGCGGCCTTCGACGCGATCTTTCGAACGCACTACGCGGCCCTCGTGATCCTGGCGCAGAGCCTTCTGCACGACCGAAGCGCCAGCGAGGACGTCGTCCAGGAAGTGATGCTGGAGCTGTGGCGCCGTCGAACGACGGTGACCATCCAGGAGTCGCTGCGCGCGTATCTCGTTCGTTCGACCCGCAATCGCGCGCTGAATCAGATCAGGCACGCGAACGTCCAAAAGCGCGCCGAACCACACCTCATTGGCGAAGAAAGCATCGCCGCCGCCGGTGCGTCTGGGCTCGTCGCCGGCGAATTGCGCGACGCGATCACCGCCGCCGTCGCCGAGCTGCCGCCGGCGTGTCGCGAAGTGTTTCGCCTGAGTCGAGAACAAGGACTCCGCTATGCCGAGATCGCGAAGACGCTCGGCATTTCCATCAAGACCGTCGAATCGCAGATGGGAAAAGCGCTGAAACATCTGCGCACGCGCCTGGCGGCGTGGTTGCCCGAGACGACCGCGATCTAA
- a CDS encoding FecR domain-containing protein encodes MTDDASLPRPSGPPAPDSVPDWDTLGRFVAGEGSADEMSQVSKWLDANPAERALLERLTEVTSATPSDAAGIDVEAALARVHSRMGEPARAPLSLSAPRAKRRWQPLGSAALLAAAAVVAFLVISRRGTSPSGSVTTVASQSFTTTVGKRDSITLSDGSRVVLGPDSRLTVPPDFGNGSRSVELHGDAFFDVQHNAASPFAVRVGTAVIQDVGTTFMVESDDANATVVTVVSGSVRLRAVDSSSGTGVLLAAGERGSIDDAGRTSTERAPSPDDDVAWTTGKLVFRDAQLSRVAAEIHRWYGIRLHVSDPSLLSQHVTAQFFTNQPVDQVLHVVELSLGVKIERQGDSAVVVTGRSAPPTR; translated from the coding sequence ATGACCGACGACGCCTCCCTCCCCCGGCCGTCCGGCCCGCCTGCGCCCGACTCGGTCCCGGATTGGGACACGCTCGGCCGCTTCGTTGCGGGTGAAGGCTCGGCGGACGAAATGTCGCAGGTCAGCAAATGGCTGGACGCGAACCCCGCCGAGCGTGCGTTGCTGGAGCGACTCACGGAAGTCACATCGGCAACCCCCAGCGACGCGGCTGGGATCGACGTCGAGGCCGCGCTGGCCAGGGTCCACTCGCGAATGGGAGAGCCCGCGCGAGCCCCTCTCTCGCTGAGCGCGCCCCGGGCCAAGCGTCGCTGGCAACCTCTGGGATCGGCGGCGCTGCTCGCGGCCGCGGCGGTCGTCGCGTTCCTCGTCATCTCGCGGCGGGGCACCTCGCCGAGCGGATCGGTGACGACGGTCGCCTCCCAGTCCTTTACGACGACGGTCGGCAAGCGGGATTCGATCACCCTGTCCGACGGCTCACGGGTCGTGCTCGGGCCGGACAGCCGCCTGACGGTACCACCGGATTTCGGCAACGGATCGCGTTCCGTCGAGCTGCACGGCGACGCGTTCTTCGACGTCCAGCACAACGCGGCCAGCCCGTTCGCGGTCCGCGTCGGAACGGCCGTCATCCAGGACGTCGGCACGACGTTCATGGTCGAGAGCGACGACGCCAACGCGACCGTCGTGACGGTTGTAAGCGGAAGCGTGCGGCTTCGCGCTGTGGATTCTTCATCCGGCACGGGCGTCCTTCTTGCTGCCGGGGAACGTGGATCAATCGACGACGCCGGGCGTACCAGCACGGAGCGCGCGCCCTCACCCGACGACGACGTAGCCTGGACGACGGGCAAGCTCGTCTTCCGCGACGCTCAGTTGTCTCGGGTAGCGGCAGAAATCCATCGATGGTACGGCATACGCCTGCACGTCAGCGACCCCTCGTTGTTGTCGCAACACGTCACGGCGCAGTTCTTCACGAATCAACCCGTCGATCAGGTGCTTCACGTGGTCGAGCTTTCGCTGGGAGTAAAAATCGAACGGCAGGGCGACTCGGCGGTCGTCGTGACCGGCCGGAGTGCGCCACCGACCCGGTGA